A region from the Lolium perenne isolate Kyuss_39 chromosome 4, Kyuss_2.0, whole genome shotgun sequence genome encodes:
- the LOC127294587 gene encoding transcription factor JAMYB, whose amino-acid sequence MACRSPSPPESHPSSLSHIFLSRKELSALPMEVVLPMPSRRSNVMAASPEAEAEQEEEAELRRGPWTVDEDLTLINYIANHGEGRWNALARAAGLRRTGKSCRLRWLNYLRPDVKRGNFTADEQLLILDLHSRWGNRWSKIAQHLPGRTDNEIKNYWRTRVQKHAKQLNCEVGSATFKDAMRYLWMPRLVERIHAAVDMSNAASGATNSTAPNTCLDSTSPASAVTSSRSTSSGSFTSSELYGEEKGQHVHVSAGGGGEKTADCGDHWMQDVDQEFWDTHMQIQPHDEHQFHVDQELSGWVQGFSDVGVSAENLWSLEDIWKMQ is encoded by the exons ATGGCGTGCCGGTCTCCCTCTCCCCCCGAATCCCACCCAAGTTCACTCTCTCATATCTTTCTTTCTCGTAAAGAGTTGAGTGCTCTGCCAATGGAGGTGGTGCTGCCGATGCCGAGTCGCAGGAGCAACGTCATGGCGGCTTcgccggaggcggaggcggagcaggaggaggaggcggagctccGGCGTGGGCCGTGGACGGTGGACGAGGACCTGACGCTGATCAACTACATCGCGAATCACGGCGAGGGGCGGTGGAACGCGCTGGCCCGCGCGGCTGGCCTGCGGCGCACGGGCAAGAGCTGCCGGCTGCGGTGGCTGAACTACCTCCGGCCCGACGTGAAGCGCGGCAACTTCACCGCCGACGAGCAGCTGCTCATCCTCGACCTCCACTCCCGCTGGGGCAACAG gtGGTCGAAGATCGCGCAGCACCTGCCGGGGCGGACGGACAACGAGATCAAGAACTACTGGAGGACAAGGGTGCAGAAGCACGCCAAGCAGCTCAACTGCGAAGTCGGAAGCGCAACCTTCAAGGACGCCATGAGGTACCTCTGGATGCCAAGACTCGTCGAGCGAATCCACGCCGCCGTCGACATGTCCAACGCTGCATCAGGGGCCACCAACTCCACCGCCCCTAACACATGTCTCGACAGCACCTCCCCCGCCAGCGCAGTCACCAGCAGCAGGTCGACGTCCTCTGGATCGTTCACCTCGTCCGAGCTCTACGGCGAGGAGAAGGGCCAGCATGTCCATGTCAGTGCCGGTGGCGGCGGCGAGAAAACAGCTGACTGCGGCGATCACTGGATGCAGGACGTCGACCAGGAGTTCTGGGACACGCATATGCAGATCCAGCCCCACGATGAACATCAGTTCCATGTCGACCAGGAGCTCAGCGGATGGGTGCAGGGATTCTCCGACGTCGGCGTTTCGGCTGAGAATCTCTGGAGCCTTGAGGACATCTGGAAGATGCAATGA
- the LOC127294586 gene encoding putative pectinesterase 63, whose product MGRNMALLLSLAVLAASLPWASPAATPGTAFDNWLTATQTDYNVNQALYAKKAAGDNGTTIDESLAKAEDNKTTYVVDPKGSGDYKTINAALEAIPEGNTRRVILDLKPGEYREKIFLNLSKPYVTFKSDPLNPATIAWSDTAATVGKDGKPVGTVGSTSVAIESDYFVAYGVVFKNDAPLAKPGAKGGQAVALRVFGTKAAFYNCTIDGGQDTLYDHKGLHYFKDCVIRGSVDFIFGFGRSFYEGCKIISIVKEVAVLTAQQRTKTIEGAIESGFSFKNCTIKGESGGQIYLGRAWGDSSRVVYAFTEMSKEVVPVGWDGWSIKAPESSGIYYGEYKCSGPGSDAKKRVGWAQDLTEAQVKPFIGTHYVFGDSWILPPPTGKSAPSTKSAGGAKSSAASPAESPASSPKSAATDSPASSPKSAAKDSSASSPKSSASYSKASSTKATSEKKAL is encoded by the exons ATGGGCCGCAACATGGCGCTGCTCCTATCGCTGGCGGTGCTGGCGGCCTCGCTGCCATGGGCGTCTCCTGCTGCAACCCCCGGCACAGCGTTCGACAACTGGTTGACGGCGACCCAGACAGACTACAATGTGAACCAGGCGCTGTACGCGAAGAAGGCGGCGGGCGACAATGGCACCACCATCGACGAGTCCCTGGCCAAGGCGGAGGACAACAAGACCACCTACGTTGTGGACCCCAAGGGCAGCGGCGACTACAAGACCATTAACGCCGCGCTGGAGGCCATCCCGGAGGGCAACACCCGTCGCGTCATCCTCGACCTCAAGCCCGGCGAGTACCGCGAGAAGATCTTCCTGAACCTCAGCAAGCCGTATGTGACCTTCAAGTCTGACCCGCTCAACCCGGCCACCATCGCCTGGAGCGATACCGCCGCCACCGTGGGCAAGGACGGGAAGCCCGTGGGCACCGTGGGCAGCACCAGCGTGGCCATCGAGTCCGACTACTTCGTGGCCTACGGCGTGGTGTTCAAGAACGACGCGCCGCTGGCGAAGCCGGGGGCCAAGGGCGGGCAGGCGGTGGCGCTGAGGGTGTTCGGCACCAAGGCGGCCTTCTACAACTGCACCATCGACGGCGGGCAGGACACGCTGTACGACCACAAGGGGCTGCACTACTTCAAGGACTGCGTGATCAGGGGAAGCGTGGACTTCATCTTCGGGTTCGGGAGGTCCTTCTACGAGGGCTGCAAGATCATCTCCATCGTGAAGGAGGTGGCCGTGCTGACGGCGCAGCAGCGGACCAAGACCATCGAGGGCGCCATCGAGAGCGGCTTCTCCTTCAAAAACTGTACCATCAAGGGCGAGAGCGGGGGGCAGATCTACCTGGGCAGGGCGTGGGGGGACTCGTCGCGCGTCGTCTACGCGTTCACCGAGATGAGCAAGGAGGTCGTGCCGGTCGGGTGGGACGGATGGAGCATCAAGGCGCCCGAGAG TAGCGGGATCTACTACGGCGAGTACAAGTGCAGCGGGCCGGGGTCGGACGCGAAGAAGAGGGTCGGCTGGGCGCAGGATCTCACCGAGGCCCAGGTCAAACCCTTCATCGGCACACACTACGTCTTCGGCGACTCATGGATCCTGCCACCGCCAACCGGCAAGTCTGCTCCGTCGACCAAAAGCGCCGGTGGCGCCAAATCCTCTGCCGCCTCCCCCGCCGAATCCCCAGCCTCGTCGCCCAAGTCGGCCGCCACGGACTCGCCAGCCTCGTCGCCCAAATCGGCCGCCAAGGACTCGTCAGCCTCGTCGCCCAAGTCCTCCGCCTCGTACTCGAAAGCCTCATCGACAAAGGCTACATCTGAG AAGAAGGCACTATGA